The window GAATTTATCTATAAAAGTCTTTTGTAAGTGGTTAAAAACTTTTAAAGTTTTGTAAATACTATTAAAATAGTTTAAATACCTTTAAAAACTTTCATTTTACAAAATCCTTCCACTTGGCAGCACCCTTTCAAGCACCATCCCCTCAACATCTACAGGCTTCAACCTGTTTGCAAGCTTAACAGCATCTTCGAGTCTTGCTCTGCTGTCAGAGAAGATCGTGTAGATGACCTCACCTCGATCAACCTTCATCCCCATCTTCTTCTCAAGTAGTATCCCACCTCCTTTCTTTGATGGGGCACCGGCAGCCCTTGCTATCTTTACGATGCTTTTGTTGTTTATCGAGACAACATATCCGTTTGCATCCGAGATAAGTTCTGCAGAGTATTTACCAACTTGAATTGTATCTGATGTGATATCTGGATCTCCTCCCTGTGCAGCTATAATCTCACGCATCTTCTTCAATGCCCTGCCGCTTGAGAGGATCTCTGCTGCACGATCCCTACCAGTATCAGCACGCACTCCCCCCATCTCAAGTACCATGCCTGCAAGACACACCGCCTTCTCGATAACACTGTTTGGAACACCACTTTTTCCTTCAAGTGCAGCCAGCGCCTCTTTTGCCTCAAGAAGTGGACCTATCGCCCTCCCAACAGGTTGTCCACCGTATGTAATTGCACACTCAACCACCATCCCAAGCTCTTCTGCTACAAGCATAAGATCTCTACTGTACTTCTTTGCAAGCTCAATTGATTCCACCTTTGCGTTTGGACCCACAGGTATGTCAAGCACAAGCTTATGAACCCCACAGGACTTCTTCTTGGCGAGTATCGATGCTATGAGCTGTGGGTATGGATCTATCGTGAGTGGGTACTCTGCTCTGATGATCAGATCGTCTGCTGGAGCGATATTGACACCTCCCCCCCATACGATTGTGCCACCAACACGCTCTGCAATGTTTTTGATCTCAGGGATGGTGAAAGTAACATTAGCAAGCACCTCAAAGATGTCAGCAGTGCCACACGCACTACTTATCGCCCTTGAGCTTGTTTTAGGGATCAAAAGACCTGCCTCAGCAACGATCGGGACTACAAGGAGAGTTACTTTATTTCCAGGTACACCACCAATTGAGTGAAAGTCAAATACAGGTTCCTGGTCAAACTCGATAACATCCCCTGTCTCAACCATGGCGAGCGTGAGGTCTTTGATCTCTCTTATTGACATCCCTTTTGTGTATACCGAGCTTATGTAGGCTGCAAGTTCAATATCTGAGAGGTTTCTGTTTACAATATCTTTGATAATCTGTCTTATTTGTTGCGCGGATAGTTCCATCCCATCCATCTTGTTTTTTATGTACTCAACTGAGACCGGCTTCTCAGCAGCATGGATCTCAACCTCTGTACCCACGACCTCCTCAAGTTCAGTGATCACATTGATCGGGAGACCCACTTCATCCTCTGCAACAATCTTTTTTGAGACGAGAACAAGTCCTGTGACTGTTTTTTTACTACCTCTCACCTTTACACGATCGTTGCTCACAACACCAAGCTCAAATGCCGCATCAGGGTGGATTACGACGAGATGCCTTGATCCTGTATCGACATCGAGCCGTTTGATCTTGAATACTTGATTCTGATCCATCAAACCCCCCATTTCTCAAGTGCAAGTCTGAGAGCCTCATGATCTGCTGCATACTCTTCCAGCGCCACTCCTTTAACTGATGCATCCACTGCCTCACAGATCGCTTTTGCACCTTCCCGAACGCCACCTGGATGTCCTGAGACACCTCCTCCTGCCTGAATCTGAATGTCATAACCGCCGATTGCTATAATTGCCGGGATAAGTCCTGGATGAATACCTCCAGAACATACGGGCACAACCGCTTTGAAATTGCCGAACGGTTCGATCAGTGCGTTTTGAGAGCGTTTATCCTCTAAATCAGATCCATGCATCTTCCCTACACCAAACGTTCCGATATGGAGCGCATCCCCACCACAGAGTCTGACAAGCCTTGCAATAACGGTCATTGCGATTCCGTGATCTGGATTTCTCGTGAGTGCTCCATGCATTGTCCTGTGGACATGGATCGGAAGATTTATAGATGGATCTTCCCGCAGGATTCGCACAGCATCAAATCCACACGTCAGCACATCAACCATGATCTGGCGTGCACCATTTGCCATGGCAAGTTCTGCAAACTCGATGATCTTATCATGGGGTGAACTGACGTTGATTGCATGGATCATCCGATTTCCCGCCTCATCAAAGACACGATCAAGTGCATCAGCGACTGCACTGGTTCGATCGGCAAGTGGGCAGAAGTCCTGGTCAACAAGCGTTTCATCATCTTTTGAGTTTGTAAGACCTCCCATACCTGCCTCATAGACATAGTCTGCAAACTTGCGGGGTGGCAGTCCGATCTTTGGTTTAACGATGGTACCGATAAATGGCTTATCTGGTCGATCGAGCAGTTTTCGTAGTCCTTTTATTCCAAATGCTGGACCTGGAAAGTGTTTTGCAAAAGCTTCTGGTATCCTGACATCTTCAAGTCGCACACCTTTAAGATCTTCAAGCCCAAAGAGGTTACCCGCAACAACACTCAAAAACTGCGGTATACCACCTCCTGCTGGATCAAAGTCTGCAAGCGGATATGCAATCCTGACGATATCCCCATCGATCTCAATCACCTTGGCACCGAGTTCGGCGATGATCTCATGGGATGTTGTCGAGATGTCTGTCCAGGTTCCTGTCGACTCTTCAGCAGCGATTGCACGGGCTGCCTTCTTCATTTCAAGATCTGTTTTTACCCTGTATGTTGTCAGGATGTATCCCTCAGGATCGATCTTTTCTCCGATTGCAATATACGGTTCATCCATTTCTTCATCTCTCCTCGAATTTCTTTATGATATCGTAAGCTGCGAATGGTGAGATAACCCCCATTTCTGTCACGATCGAATCGATGTACCTGGGTGGTGTCTGGTCAAATACAGGATTCTTTATCTTAACATCGAGACCCTCAAACTCGGCGACGTCAACGATCTCAGATGGGTCTCGCTCCTCTATCTCAACGATCCTGCCCATGGCGGTCTCTCTTGAGAATTTGTATCCTTCAGCACAGACAAGCACGGGAACTCTTGCTTCGTTGGCTGCAAGTGCAACCAGCGAGGTTCCAATCTTGTTTATAACAACACCGTTTGATGCAACGGTATCAGCACCAATTATAACAATATCAACCTTCTGCATGAAAAATCGCACTGCGGAATCCACGATCAGCGTAACTGGAATACCATTCTCTGCAAGTGTTCTTGCCGTGATGCGCCCCTGATATCTGGGACGGGTCTCTGTTGCATACACACTGATCTGTTTCCCCTCCTCATGTGCCTTTATAATGGTTCTGATCGCAGCAGTGCTGTTGCAGTGAGTGAGAATCACATCACCATCAACGATTCTGTGAGACCCCATCGTTGCAATTTGCTCTATTGCAGCAATGGAAGCCTCAACAAAATCATCGACGGCTTTAACCAGATTAGCCCTTATCTCTTCGATCGATTCACCTGTTGCCCTACGCATCACGTACGACAGTGCATTAGATAGTGATATCGCGGTAGGACGTGTATTTTTTAACTCATTGCATCCCTCTCTCAGGGCTTTGAGATAAAGTTCAGTTGATTCTGCATCGATACTGAGCGCATATTCTTTCAGGGCCATGACCGCGCATCTTGCGATCTTGCCTGCCCCTCTGATCTCCATATTCTTGATTTTCGATGCGGTTTCCTCGATTGACACAATATAAATTAGGTGTCTGCGAGCATAAGGCTTTTTTGTTGTTGGTAGATGCCCATCGCGCGCATTTACATATCCTATTAGTCTGTGCACTCTGCCGTTTGCAAAGTTTTATAAGTGGTGGTAGAAGATGGATGATAGTGGTGATGAGGTCCACCTTGGTTTATGCCAAAACCGCTACAGCTAATGACTTCTAAATAAAAGATGCCAAGGTGAGAAGATGTATATGTTATTGCTTATTGGAATTGGAGGAATTTTTTCCTGATGATTTCAACTGAGTAAAGTGTCAAGTATGGGTTAGACGAGTCTTCTCCACAAATTTCATCCACTCAACCACAACAAGCGTTGATAATCCAACCAGGATCATCAACACCCAATCACCAGGATCAAGTCCCACCGTATGAAACGCACCCTGCAGGAATGGGAGGTATATCACGATAAGCTGGAGCAGGATCGTGCTTGAGACGGCAAGTATCAGCGGTTTATTCGTCAGAAAACCAAGTTTGAAGATCGATTCCTTATCAGAGCGCCAGTTGAAGACATTGAACATCTCAGAGATTACAATTGTCGTGAAAACCATGGTCTGAGCTTTTTCAGGATCTGCGAGATGGAATATGAAAGATCCCTGTATCGCAACAAGAAGTCCAATGACGATCCCATAGAACAGTACGCGGCGGGTGAATATTCCTTCCTCCTTCCTCCTTGGGGGTTCTCGCATAATGTTATATCCTGGACGCTCTGTAGATAGCGCGATCGGTGGGATTCCATCGGTCAGGAGATTGATCCAGAGTATCTGGACTGCAGGAAGTGGAAATCCTTTCACTGATACGAGATCCTCGAAGAAGAGGAACGCAAAAAGAACGAGAAGAATCTCACCGATGTGGCATGATAACCCATAGGTGAAGAAGTTCCTGATATTCCTGAATATCGTTCTTCCCTCTTCGACAGCAGCAACGATCGAGCTGAAGTTATCGTCCATGAGTATGATATCAGATGCCTCTTTCGCAACATCGGTCCCGGTTATCCCCATCGAGATCCCGATATCGGCCTTCTTGAGTGCAGGCGCATCATTGACACCATCCCCTGTCATTGCAACGATATGCCCCCGTGCTTTCAATGCATCGATCACCTTGAGCTTGTGAAACGGTGAGACCCTTGCATAGACTGTAACATCCTCAGCAATCCTTTCAAGCTCATCCTCACCCATTAAATCAAGCATGGCACCTGTAACTATCTCACCCTTATCCTGCATCCCAATTTCTCTGGCGATGGCTGTCGCGGTTATCGGATTATCACCCGTTATCATCAGCGTCTTTATACCAGCCTCTCTACATCTCGCAATCGCTTTCTTTACTCCCTCTCTTGGCGGATCGATCATCCCCACAAGACCAAGAAATACCATATCGCTCTCTAAGTTAGAATCATCTACTTTCACGCTTTTATATGAGAACGCAAGTACCCTCAGCGCATCTCCTGCCATACTCGCTGCGTTCTTCAGTACCTCTTCTTTTTCAGATTCACTCAACCTGCAACAGGAAAGTATCACCTCACAGGCGCCCTTTGAAAAGGCATAGACCCCGTTCTCGCACCTGTTGACCGTCGTCATCATCTTACGCTCGGATGAGAAAGGGATCTCATCGATCCGCTCACACTTCTCGTCAAGCAGATCTTTCGTGAAGCCGCCTTTTTCGGCAAGAACGAGTAAAGCACCCTCGGTCGAATCTCCAACGATCTTCCATCCATCCTCCTCCTTTCGAAGGTGTGCATTATTACAGAGTGAACCTGCCATAAGAAGCAGTTCGAGGTCGTGATTGAGTTTCTCATCCTCATATAGGAGTATCTCCCCCTCTGGTGTATAACCCACGCCTGTAACCTCGATCATCCTCCCCTTCAGGTAGATCTTTCTAACCGTCATCTCACCCTCTGTGAGCGTTCCCGTCTTGTCGGTGCAGATCACAGAGGTTGATCCGAGCGTCTCAACACTCAGGAGTCGCCTTACAAGTGCATTCCGTGATGCCATCCGTCTGAGCCCAAGTGCAAGTGCGATCGTGATAACCGCGGGAAGCGCCTCAGGAACGGCTGCAACAGCAAGCGCAATACCCAGGACAAAGATCTCAACCGGTGGCGCCCCTCGAAGAAGTCCGACTGATGCAACAACTGCACATACAATGATGGTAAGCACGCCAAGCCACTTTCCAAGTCTATCTATCTCATGCTGGAGTGGGGTCTCCTCGTCATCGATTGCCTGAAGTGCACCTGCGATCTTCCCAAACTCAGTCTTCATCCCGGTCGCTGTGACAATTCCCTCGCCCCTTCCATGAAGCACAGTTGTACCCATGAAGACGGTGTCACCAGCCACCTTTGATACAGGCTCAGACTCACCCGTGAGTGGCGATTCATCGAGTTTCAGATCGACTGCCCGTATAAGACGCATATCTGCTGCAACCTTACTTCCTGTATCAAGCAGTAGAAGATCACCTGGGACAACAAAGGTGGAATCAATCTCAATTTCTTTGCCATCCCTCACAACAACCGCCTTTGGCGATGCCATTCTTTTAAGCGCCTGGATAGCCCCTTCTGCACGCATCTCCTGAATATACCCGAGTACACCTGAGAATAGGACGATTAAAAGAATTATAATGGCGTCTGTCACCTCTTCGGTTACAACCGCAGATACAACCGCTGCGATGATTAAAATAACGATTAAAAAGCTTTTAAACTGTGATAGAAAAATTAAAAGGCGCGATCTTCGCTTCTCTTCGGTAATCTCATTTCTTCCGTAAACTTCAAGCCTTCTTTCTGCTTCGATCTGGCTTAACCCAGACACGTCTTCATACCCTCAAGCCCAAGCCGTATCTGATCGATCGAAGTCGCATACGAGATCCTGATGAATGAATCGCTCTCTGGACCAAACGCGCCGCCTGGAGTTACGATGACATGTGCCTTGTTGAGTAAATCCTCTGCAACCCTCTCACCGCCACCAAATGCGCCGACATCTGCAAATACATAGAATGCACCTGCTGGTCTCTGGCATGGAATACCGATCTCATTCAGACCTTCAACGATCAGATCTCTTCGTTCTCTGAATCGATTTACCATCTGCTCGACACAGCTTTGATCACCTGATA of the Candidatus Syntrophoarchaeum caldarius genome contains:
- a CDS encoding ATPase — its product is MSGLSQIEAERRLEVYGRNEITEEKRRSRLLIFLSQFKSFLIVILIIAAVVSAVVTEEVTDAIIILLIVLFSGVLGYIQEMRAEGAIQALKRMASPKAVVVRDGKEIEIDSTFVVPGDLLLLDTGSKVAADMRLIRAVDLKLDESPLTGESEPVSKVAGDTVFMGTTVLHGRGEGIVTATGMKTEFGKIAGALQAIDDEETPLQHEIDRLGKWLGVLTIIVCAVVASVGLLRGAPPVEIFVLGIALAVAAVPEALPAVITIALALGLRRMASRNALVRRLLSVETLGSTSVICTDKTGTLTEGEMTVRKIYLKGRMIEVTGVGYTPEGEILLYEDEKLNHDLELLLMAGSLCNNAHLRKEEDGWKIVGDSTEGALLVLAEKGGFTKDLLDEKCERIDEIPFSSERKMMTTVNRCENGVYAFSKGACEVILSCCRLSESEKEEVLKNAASMAGDALRVLAFSYKSVKVDDSNLESDMVFLGLVGMIDPPREGVKKAIARCREAGIKTLMITGDNPITATAIAREIGMQDKGEIVTGAMLDLMGEDELERIAEDVTVYARVSPFHKLKVIDALKARGHIVAMTGDGVNDAPALKKADIGISMGITGTDVAKEASDIILMDDNFSSIVAAVEEGRTIFRNIRNFFTYGLSCHIGEILLVLFAFLFFEDLVSVKGFPLPAVQILWINLLTDGIPPIALSTERPGYNIMREPPRRKEEGIFTRRVLFYGIVIGLLVAIQGSFIFHLADPEKAQTMVFTTIVISEMFNVFNWRSDKESIFKLGFLTNKPLILAVSSTILLQLIVIYLPFLQGAFHTVGLDPGDWVLMILVGLSTLVVVEWMKFVEKTRLTHT
- a CDS encoding translation initiation factor eIF-2B subunit 2, with product MSIEETASKIKNMEIRGAGKIARCAVMALKEYALSIDAESTELYLKALREGCNELKNTRPTAISLSNALSYVMRRATGESIEEIRANLVKAVDDFVEASIAAIEQIATMGSHRIVDGDVILTHCNSTAAIRTIIKAHEEGKQISVYATETRPRYQGRITARTLAENGIPVTLIVDSAVRFFMQKVDIVIIGADTVASNGVVINKIGTSLVALAANEARVPVLVCAEGYKFSRETAMGRIVEIEERDPSEIVDVAEFEGLDVKIKNPVFDQTPPRYIDSIVTEMGVISPFAAYDIIKKFEER
- a CDS encoding Pyrimidine-nucleoside phosphorylase; amino-acid sequence: MGGLMDQNQVFKIKRLDVDTGSRHLVVIHPDAAFELGVVSNDRVKVRGSKKTVTGLVLVSKKIVAEDEVGLPINVITELEEVVGTEVEIHAAEKPVSVEYIKNKMDGMELSAQQIRQIIKDIVNRNLSDIELAAYISSVYTKGMSIREIKDLTLAMVETGDVIEFDQEPVFDFHSIGGVPGNKVTLLVVPIVAEAGLLIPKTSSRAISSACGTADIFEVLANVTFTIPEIKNIAERVGGTIVWGGGVNIAPADDLIIRAEYPLTIDPYPQLIASILAKKKSCGVHKLVLDIPVGPNAKVESIELAKKYSRDLMLVAEELGMVVECAITYGGQPVGRAIGPLLEAKEALAALEGKSGVPNSVIEKAVCLAGMVLEMGGVRADTGRDRAAEILSSGRALKKMREIIAAQGGDPDITSDTIQVGKYSAELISDANGYVVSINNKSIVKIARAAGAPSKKGGGILLEKKMGMKVDRGEVIYTIFSDSRARLEDAVKLANRLKPVDVEGMVLERVLPSGRIL
- a CDS encoding ribulose bisophosphate carboxylase: MDEPYIAIGEKIDPEGYILTTYRVKTDLEMKKAARAIAAEESTGTWTDISTTSHEIIAELGAKVIEIDGDIVRIAYPLADFDPAGGGIPQFLSVVAGNLFGLEDLKGVRLEDVRIPEAFAKHFPGPAFGIKGLRKLLDRPDKPFIGTIVKPKIGLPPRKFADYVYEAGMGGLTNSKDDETLVDQDFCPLADRTSAVADALDRVFDEAGNRMIHAINVSSPHDKIIEFAELAMANGARQIMVDVLTCGFDAVRILREDPSINLPIHVHRTMHGALTRNPDHGIAMTVIARLVRLCGGDALHIGTFGVGKMHGSDLEDKRSQNALIEPFGNFKAVVPVCSGGIHPGLIPAIIAIGGYDIQIQAGGGVSGHPGGVREGAKAICEAVDASVKGVALEEYAADHEALRLALEKWGV